The Archocentrus centrarchus isolate MPI-CPG fArcCen1 chromosome 12, fArcCen1, whole genome shotgun sequence nucleotide sequence GTAGTATTTactcaaaaactaaaaaaatatcttaGAAATCTGCAAGAAAAAATTCActgaatttatgtttttatatcaaaaatatttagttGGTGGGAAGCAGGGAATGGAGAGGGGTGGTATAGGAGCCAATGTACCTCTAGGAAGCCTTCCTCTGCAATAGGAACATTTAACAGTTACTtactgttcatatttttctttaccACTTAGCCCCAGTTCCAGCTCTGCTTTCATTTATAGTTAAATGAATAACTTCTTGTATAAAGGTTCTACATACTAAATGGTAAACTCAGTTACTGTAATTGTAAAGTCAAATTACTTCTTAAACAAACTTTCACTGCAATAAAACTGCCTGGAGTGAAATCTTGAGGTCAGTACAATCTACTGATTTTCTGAGTCTGTCAGTTGATTACTGGCTCTCTTACTGCATCACCAGCTCATCGTGCGCTTATTGGAGCAGGATCCAAGTTTTATtgcattgcattaaaaaaaaaagaaagaaaaaaacaggctgatgataaaaaaaatctctccaattattagaattagaattaaTTACAGTCACAAAtatttagaacatgttatttttCCATATGTATGCTGTGATGAAGCTAAATTGAAGACATAATGCTGTGACCTCTATATACTTAGTGGAATGGCTATAACTAGCTTTTTACTGTCAGCTTAGTTAAAGTCATCACTAACAGTTATCCAAGCCCGTTTCCTTGAAAGGATAGTCTCACAGTTAAGCATCTCTCTCAGAATCACCATCTTGTGTATATCACAAGAGGATTTGAACAAGCAGGCACACAGTCTGCATGCAagcaacacacaaaacactctTTGTTCTCACTTCAAACTTTCAGAGCTCAATCCTGTGCTCATCTCCTGTCCTGATGGATCGTTTTTTCCAGGTCGTCATATCCGTATTAAAGCCACTGGATTAATCTTGTAGTGCAAATCAATGCTAAGCAGCGTGACAGGACAGCCCGGAGCGATGTACCAACAGGGAAGTGCGATGAGGTAGACTGCAttgaaacagaaaagatgacCAGTCCAGAATAAAATGCTGGCAAGTGCATTTATTGAGTTAGGCAATTCTGATCAATTTCTACTTTGCTTGTTTCTATTTCATCAGTATCTGTTCAGTTAAAGTAGTACTTCTGGCCTCTTTACAATTAACTGATAGCTGGACTCCTCCCACAACATATATTATATCATCAAGATTATGGGGTTTCTAAACATTTTGGCTGATAAAAAGCAGCATGTACCAGTAAATCACTTGATTTAGGTTTCTGTGAATTGTCAGCAGTTCCAAGAAAGAGTGGTTCATGTGGTCCCAATCAAATTTCCACGACAACAAAACAGGCTCAAGAGATTTAAGCAGCACATCTTCCAATGCCTGACATCACGggagctatgtccatcttttgcTGTGTTACTGTCTAACAATTTACCCCAATTTACCCCATGGTAATTTACCCCAATTTaccccattcttaatccacagggtttaatatgatgtcggcccaccctttgcagctataacagcttcttccaggaaggctttccacaaggtttaggagtgtttatgggatttttttttaccattcttccagaagctcatttgtgaggtcagactctGATACTGGATgaaaaggcctggctcacagtctccactatGTTTCATACCAAAAGTgctctatcaggttgaggtcaggactctgtgcaggccagtcaagttcttccacaccaaactcactcatccatgtctttatggagctgctttgtgtactggtgaagagtcatgttggaacaggaaggggccatccccaaactgttcccacaaagttgggaacatgaacttgtccaaaatgtcttggtatgctgaagcattataagagttcctttcactggaacgaaggggccgagcccaactcctgaaaaacaaccctgctccataacccccccccccccccccccccccccccccccccccccccccctccaccaaactttacacttggcacaatgcagtcagacaagtactgttctcctggcaaccaccaaacccagactcatctatCAGATTGCCaaatggagaagcgtgattcttcattccagagaacatgtctccactgctctataGTCCGGTGGCAgtatgctttacaccactgcatccaacgcttttCTTTGCACtgggtgatgtaaggcttgcaTGCAGAtacttggccatggaaacccattcaatgactctctacacactgttcttgatcagtctgcatgcctaggtgttgggttttatgcacctgtggccatgaaagacattggaacacctgaaatcAGTGATTTGGACGGGTGAGTGAATgcatttggcaatatagtgtttctgctgcttcatTGCAGCTAATTCAAGTCACTGAACTAGGTGTCTtgactgtgtttgtggttttggtgctttttggaacttttttaatggaaaactgTCACTGGTATACATCCTGATGTGTGGATAATTTTACTTTTAGTCAGTCCAAGGAAAGAAATAACCCCCAGAGAAAGATTTCATGGTTTCCATAACTAATTTTGTTAAACATTAACATTACATTGACATGCCAACTCATAGAGCTGCCCCTTTAAGTTGTCAAGGGATCTTCAGCAAATGATAAAAGGAGTATCACATGCTGACATTCTcgtttttaaataaagcataaTTCAAGGCACCCATCCATCTATCCTTCAGATCATTTGTCACTGTGCCAGGACAGAtcaaaaatatatcaaacaCCGACACATTCTGAACTTCTTACTCATGTTGTAGAGTTTGAATAAACTCCAAGCTTTTGACTTCAATCATGAATAATAATGTTGAGATTATTTTGGTTTGACTTTAGGGCAAAAACTGGTCATGATCAAGATTCACTTTAATGGGCTCTAACACAATGCAACATACTGTTTATAGGCAGCGTATGACAGAATATTAATAAACGTAGATCACAAAAGACAAAGCTTCAGGCAAATGAGGATAAGAAATAATTCATCACTAATTTTTCATTAATTCGATTGGCAGTAAGCCTTAAGGAAGTCATTTGAAGGTTGGATTAAGGGGGTGATTAATGACCTGACTGCGATGGCTTTATTGGAGTCATCATATGTTTGCCTGGATACATTTACATGGTGAATTGAGCCTATCCCTTTTTTCCaattggagaaaaaaacaacacaaatttaCTAACAGCTCCACAACTACAAggacaaaatgaacaaaattattTCCAAATAATGCAGATTAtgtataaagtttaaaaaaaaaaactggtgtgCCCATGTGTCCAGGATTTGTTTCACTTGGGAACAACCAATTATGAATAAAGAggaatacactatattgccaaaatacGCTGTGATAGGATGTcgcctgtgcaacaagtccagtcaagAAATTTCCTcaatactaaatattccacagccaactgttagtggtatgatagcaaagtggaagtgactgggaatgacagtaactcagccacaaagtggcgaGTCACGTAATATCACAGAGTgcggtcagcggatgctgaggtgcagaAGTGGCAGGTCACCAACAGTCAATGGCTGCAGACCTACAAACTTCATGTGCCCTTCAGATTAGacaataatacatttttaagcaaTAAATTGAACAAAAGGATATAGCAAAAATTGATATAAATTGTGCAAATTcaaatttagtttttttctttcttttttttgtcagaagGCTCAAAAAGCACCCCAGTttcaaaaaaactgaattgtctggcaattatttcatggttcaggctCTATAGGGTTAACTGTTCCACGCTCTTAATTTATATCCAGAGGTGCCCACGCTTTTGAGGTTGTAGTTCCTGAAATTTGGAACAGCCTTCCTCGGCCTATCAGGCACTACTGGAAACAAATTTGTACAGGTTAGCTCTTCCTTAATCCTCCACATCCTATTTTTTGGCTATAGTTCACATCTAATGTGTCTGTGGAGTTTTGAATGTAAGACCGCATGACTTACTGTGAACTGGAACATGCACCTTTAATGTGTGGTTTCATTCAAATTCTGAAGCACTGTGTAACTAAAATAAAGTTATCATTGGCAATGCAAAGGTCTCACCACTGCTCAAAGCGCATGCTCTGATGTATGACTCCTACATTAAACCATGAAATCACAAGGGGCTTGTGGGTGACTACATAAGTACTTTCAGTTAATCAAGTGATGGTGCAtgtgacctttttttctttttttttgtggtcaaaTGTTAACATGGACTCATCATAGGCATGGATATCATGGTAATTtgaggcttttaatgatttctttgaactgttcctttTCCAGGGTGAAGCGATTAtgcagcatacatctttaatgacttttaaaaaaacaagaatcagGTGCATAGGTTtgagtttattttctttaatccacagggtcaaaagtattcatacagGTTCAAATACATGCATGCAACTCAATTAatgtttggttaaatgtcccttagcaagttacACCCCAGTCACACAGCTTTGGttgccatcaacaagcttctggcataattctggctggaaaTCACCAAAGCGATATCTAGCcggaaaatcaaaaataaattcaaacttgtgcatccaaatctgtttttctctgtacACTAAATACTCACAGCATTATTTTTGAAGCCATTCTCACTTTGCATTAATGCTTAAAACATTTGACAAGGCTTCACATAAAAGCATGTAAATCTCGTGATGCATCCTCACAGTCAGTCGACCCGTGTTTGACCTGGAATTGTGAACGTCAGATGCTTCAAGTCATAACACAGACATTCCTCACATACTTATGTGCCTCAAGGTGTAATAGTGCATTCAGAAACAAGTTAAAGGTGACAACAAAGCTGACAACTGTTGTAATGCCTAGAAATCAGTTGGAAAGGCCTAAAGAGTATGTAAGCTTTACTAAGAAGCCCACTGTGACCACAGGCACTGTACTGTATCTTAGTGTAGAGGTACAAACAGTAGATATATACTGTGTACATGGCTCAGCGAGGACTACTAATCAGGCCATGCTGCAATCAGTTTCCATTACTTCTTCAGTAGTAATTTAATAGTAGCTCACCATTGTCcttaaaaacagagtttttcaaattttattttcactgcCACAAATTCCACTTTGTCATCTCAGAGGTAAACATTTCAACTCCCTGACTAAGAAGAATGAAACTGTCCAACAACAAGGTGTGAATGAGAAAACCTTGAGATTTAAAGAACTGACCTTAAATCTGTGCACACTTCTGCTCTTCACTGAACTGTCTGTCACTCACATTCACCCTTGTTTACATTTATCTGTTATtccaaacacagacagcaaacattatctatttttaaaagaaaagttttatggcTTTTGTCATAAATCATTGCTAATTTTGCACAGATTGAAGCACGGGGCTCACTGATACTTAGAGCACTTCACATTGCTGTCTGTTTCCCTCTTTAAAAGATGTTATTACAGGGGAATGATATACTGTACAGACAGATGTGTTGCAATACTTCAGGGAAAAGGAAcgtatttgcattttaaaaagtcattctGGAGGTGTTTACCAACTTTGCATGAAGCAGCAACAGAAAGACTGATTTACTTTGTGAGAAAAATAATTCAAACCGTTGGCAGCACCAGTGGGCTGCAGTGAAGTGATGCAAATGCGCAGCAAGATGACTGAATAAATTATAATGagcaaaatgctgcagatgagAAAGGGAATAAAAAAACTCCTGAAGAATGCAATATCTCCTGTGAGAAGTTTTTTAGCATTGTGTATgggaatttaaaattttttcagcttctttaGGATTTACTTTAGGGAGCCATTgtgaaaaaattataatttacacctacactattttttttttttcataatgtgCAGTTCTATGACTAACAACAACTTTTGAGTGAGTATAAATGAACTTAGCTTTGCTTCAATATCTTCTGTGCTCTctgaaaatttattttaaaggccTGTATTTATTAACAGTGGGccttatataaatatttaatgatGCTTCTGATATATTACTGACCGCCTCTAGGCATACTGAACCAGTCTACAGTAATTTTTCCTGTTCTTCCGCATCATTTGTGCTTCAGTACCTGACATTGTCTTTCCGTAACTTCAGGTTCTTGCTGGCCAAAAAttacattcatccatccatcttcttaacaGTATATCCAATTTAACGTAGGGTCACAGGGGCTTGGCCTGGACAGTAGCATATTGGTATTTAAATGATgatcagttggtactaagaggcccaaagtgtgccaagaaaatatcccccacatagCACAACcccagcctgaaccactgatacaaggtaggatggatccatgttttcatgtttatgtGAAATTTTGACCATTTCCTATCATCCAAGACTCCACAGACCAGACAATATTTTTCAGTCCAACTTTGGTGAGCCTTTGTgaattatagcctcagtttcctcatcttatctgacaggagtggcacccgccACCCAGTGTCctcttttctgctgctgtagcccatctgcttcaaagtttgaGGTGCTGCGCatacagagatgctcttctgcatacctcgaGCAGTTATTCTCCTCCAACCTTTgatatcaacaaggcattttcacccagagaactgctgttcactggatatttactttctttttcagacaatTCTCTCTAAGGCCTAGTGATGGCTGTATGGTAAAATCCATGaagatcagcaatttctgaaatgctcagaccaGCTGAGCTGGCACCAACAACCTCTTGGAACCCAATATACATATTAATTATAAATGAAGCAATTAAATTGAATAATTTATTTCCTTTCAAATCGCTCTCGAACCATTTTCTGTTCTAACTGGAGTTTGCAGAGTTGCATTTGTAGCTCGCAGCAGTGATATTGGTAACAAACTGAAAAGGACTGAGTTGACTCCAGTCCACATAACAGAGACAGTAATCCTACTTTTACTTTATAGGCCTTACATCTCctgtttctgaaatgttttttcAGAGAATCCCAAAACTGCATGAAACCTGTGATTGACATTTACAGTAAGTGCAACACAAAACTTGGCTCCAGTGTATGTTAGACACACAGACTCTAGATACGGGTTTCAAAGCCAGTGTGGGAGTACCTTAGAAGTGCACTCTTCCAAACTGCCAGCATGGAGCGACTCCTCTGGATGCCAAATGAAGGCAAACTGTAAAATCTACTGCTAATAGAAAACTTCAGAAAACACAGCTTGACATTCCTTCTGTAAGTcatttagaataaaataaagcaggGTGTGCTTTGAATCTCTCTTGAAAAGGCGATTTCAGTGGGTATATCATATCTGGCTACAACCATTTTTTCTAGACAGTCTGTGTGTCAGAATTAGTACACAATTAGTACACAACAATCAGAAGCTCTTGTGGGAGCACTGCTGAACTTTCAGGACACGTAGACAAACCTCTTTTGCTATGTATGACCACTGCTGACCCTGAGCTGGATAATTTATCAGACATCAGTAGTTTATGAGTAGTTGTGCTTCACaagaatgttttttcttctaatGTGAAACACTCAGGAGGCAACAGTAGCACaacaaaaataaccaaaaaaaacaatgaatgcaGCTATTAAAATTAGCAGCTATTGACAAACTGATGAACATACTGAATCCAAATATTCTGAGGATGCCTTGGCCAATCAAGACACACAGAAGAGACACACAGAAGTGCATTAGTAAAATCTTTGTttacacacagcacacagcagcttcCTGTGGCCTTGGAAATTAGATTTAAAAGGACAATGTTAAGAGATAGTTCAGGTTCCCAAGTTTGAAATTCTAGCtcatgaaaagaaaataattagtttcctttttattgtgtttctcACACAGCTGTGTTTGCTCTGATCTGAATGGCAGATCGTAGTGTAAACCACTCAAACGTGCTCtgcatttagttttgtttatttgttcaaACAAGTTGTTAATATCCAGCATTTGTATGACACGGATAATTACTGCTTCCTTCAATTTGTTGCAACAAAAATCTTCAAAGGCTTTGCAACTGTGCGGTTTTAAAATACACTTATGACTTGACTGCTTTGACTGTTTACAACTTTGCCTTTATAGCATTACACTCTATGACCCCCCCTGCAACCATCTGGTCTATCTGTGCAGATGTGAAGCCGaactcctgcaggacctccgCTGTGTGTTCTCCTATAGCAGGGTCCGAAGTGAGGCACGGCTCAGCAGGAGTCCGAGACAGAACCGGGGCTGGTCGGGGGCTTTCTTCCCCGCTGGAGTCCTTCATGAAAGAGCCTCTTTCCTGGTTATGTGGGTGTGAGCTCACCTGGTCGAAAAGCAACACAGGTGTAACACAGGCATCAGTCCCATCAAAAATCTTTGACCACTCCGCCTGGCTCTTTGAGGAAAAACGCTCTGTGAAGATTTGTCTGAGCTCTGGCCAATCACTGAAGCTCATCTGAGGAGGCAACTCTCCAGCGTCCAACTCTAAGCctagataaaaacaaaacacaaaaaaagcaaaagaaaacttttATGACCTGACTGCAATATGatgtcagaaaaaaacacagtttaacaACATGGATCAGCAGCAACCAACAATACGGTTGATCTTGCTGAAGGTCTAAGTTGGGCACATGATGTAATCATTTTAAGCAATTGAAAAGggaataactaaactaaaagggaataatgactgtgtgtgtagGGTTTAAGTGAGTGAGCTGTCTGTTTCAcaatgctgtcttttttttcctgtaatttcttATGCTCAGTCCTGCTTATCTTTCAGTTAAATACAGAAGAGAGGAGTGGTCaaaactgcagtaaataaaaacattctttCAGTGGGTATTTTAGAGCATgcaacataaatacatttttaatatgtGGTGTTTTCTAACTGAGAAATTGATACTGTCAGTATTACACTGGGAAGAGATGTATTGCAGTATtgcatgtattatttaattaccTCTTTGGGTCTaacttttatcttttattttgcttccaaggagccagacttgttattttttaaactggtcttgagcagcagttctccaggctttctgttcCTCTTTGGACATTTGCTGCTTGTTCACTTAGTTTCAGTcctgtccttgtacctgaccagtTTCAGGggaatgttttcttgtttgttaaaATACTTAACTCTGAACTATACATTATTCAACCTTACAAAGACACCTAACTCTGGGGACGAATCTGTGTTGTGTCAACACATAACAGACAGTATGTTTGCATCAAAAGGTGATTCCAAGGTGCTACTAGCCTAAAACATGGCATAACTCAGCATGGCGTGCAAATGAAGTCCTGAAAAAGTGGGGAGAGAAGCagagaagaagtggcaggcccaAAAACtctctacagcagatgaacaacatctgaaagtcatgtccttaagaatcAAGAAAAATAATCCAACAAATAGCTGATTCAGGGCCTGAGCGATACATCTACTGTTCATTGAaccttcatcagaaatggtctcagtggaaaggaggctgtcaagaagccattctcagggaagggaaacagggagaaaagacaacagctggactgaaaaaaatcagtgagAACAGGTTTTACAGAGCgatgaattcaaatttgaatctttggttcaaatcattgtcagtaCTGCATAtacacaggaggtcaggagaaaggtacagcagtgagtgtttACAGCCATCTGCTAGTGGTGTTTGGGATCTTGCCAGaactgatgaaattatgaatgcagaaaagtgtcagattttgatccaccatacaaCACCACCTGGAAAGTGTGTGATTGGCAACAACTTCATTTTtgaatgatctcaaacacagtGTTTATGCAGTAAAAGCTGACCTGGATAGaagaaacactatcagtcattgaCTGACCTCcaccagagtccagacctcagcattactgaagcCATGTGGGATTATCTTGACAGAGACTGGTGcaaaagacagccaacatccaaaggagagctttgaatgtccggtaacgctttcttttaaggcccgcccttaggccataactcctgtaagtaaattttagttatgtggaattacgctgtaattatttttaattctgccgtaattattttttaattccgctgtaattttttagccgtagtaaaaataattacggcggaattaaaaataattacggcggaattaaaaataattctgccgtagtaaaaataattacggcgtgattctacataactaaaatttacatacaggatagttacggccttaaaagaaagcgttaccaaatgtccttcaagaagatGTCCTGGAGAAGTATTTCTCAAGGCTACTTACAGAAATTAAAAGACAGGTTGTATAAGAGAGTTCACCCTGTGGAAGAATAAAGGTCAtaagaattgtacaaactctgttttggcCTTAGGtactgtgtttccatgtatttttccacatattcaataaatcactgcatctcTATCctgttttcctagcaaaatataaaaaaaaaaaatgaggggtgcCTCGAGACATCCACACAGTAGCGTAATACTTCATCTTAGTCTGAAATGTTGATCGGCGGTTTGGCTGGGCTACAGGCAGTTTTctgattcattcattttagattaaaacattttcagattCTTAAGAAGTAGCCACCCTAAAGCTTTCTTATTGATGATTCAAATGATTTAAACAAACCTTTAAGCAGCTGTCTGTAGAACTGAGGTTCAATGGCACCAACAGCCATGTACTTGCCATCTGAAGTCTGGTAGGTATCGTAGAAGGGTGCTCCGCTGTCCAACATGTTTTCTCCTCTAGGACGGTTCCACAAACCAATACTGCGAGATTTCCATACAAACGAACCCATGTATGCAGCGCCTTCTACCTGAAGACAGCGAGACGGGAAGAGAGAGTTAGAGATTTtctgttgctctttttttcaCAGTAATCGACTGATAGAGTGAGGCTCTCTGCAAAAAGCCTCTGTACAAAACACATATGACAGACCAAAGATATAGCTTTTAACAGCACAGCATCTGTGAGTAGATATCAGCAGATATCTAAGTAGTCTATGAAAGTGAAATGTAATGCAAGTGCAACAAActacaaaaaataagaaatgcaTGACACAAGCTCAATTTAATTCCACTGCTGGGAGGGAATCAGTCAGCAATAGTCCTTCTGGAGAGGCTGCAGCAAAGATGAACACTGTCACTCTCTTACTGCTGATTGCAATCACTCGGTGTGACCTTTAAGGAATTGTGTGCTTCTTCTCAAGAGTTACGTGAGTAAATAATTAAGGCCTGGACAGCAAAATGAGGTTTAACAGGGATACATCGATGCATCGGCTAAACATCGGCATTGTTGCACACACATCAAATAAGGTGGCATTTAACAATGGCAGTGGTCAAAGTCTATGTTCTGAGTCACATAAATTGAAGGAGTTGCTTACTGAACTTTCAAGGCTGTTGGAGTAAGAATTGAAAgaactcgtttttttttt carries:
- the amacr gene encoding alpha-methylacyl-CoA racemase; this encodes MALTGIRVIELAGLAPAPFCGMILADFGAKVIRVDRTKVPMSVDTQARGKRSVAINLKNTEGIALLRKLCVQSDVVLEPYRKGVMEKLGLGPRELLKENPRLIYARLTGYGQSGSYATAAGHDINYLALSGLLSRLGRSGEKPYAPLNLLADFGGGGLTCTLGIVLALLERTKSGKGQIIDASMVEGAAYMGSFVWKSRSIGLWNRPRGENMLDSGAPFYDTYQTSDGKYMAVGAIEPQFYRQLLKGLELDAGELPPQMSFSDWPELRQIFTERFSSKSQAEWSKIFDGTDACVTPVLLFDQVSSHPHNQERGSFMKDSSGEESPRPAPVLSRTPAEPCLTSDPAIGEHTAEVLQEFGFTSAQIDQMVAGGVIECNAIKAKL